The following are encoded in a window of Gramella sp. MT6 genomic DNA:
- the yajC gene encoding preprotein translocase subunit YajC encodes MDQLTQFAPIILMFVVVYFFMIRPQMKKAKQEKNFAAELKKGDRIVTKSGMHGKIVDFSEKNNSVIIETGAGKITFDRSSISMEMSQKLNEPVKEKK; translated from the coding sequence ATGGATCAATTAACACAGTTTGCACCAATTATTTTAATGTTTGTGGTAGTGTATTTTTTTATGATACGCCCACAAATGAAAAAAGCTAAACAGGAAAAGAATTTTGCCGCCGAGCTCAAAAAAGGAGATCGTATAGTTACCAAAAGTGGTATGCACGGTAAGATCGTTGATTTTAGCGAAAAGAATAATTCGGTGATAATTGAAACCGGAGCAGGAAAAATTACTTTCGACCGTTCTTCAATTTCAATGGAGATGAGTCAGAAACTCAATGAACCTGTAAAGGAAAAGAAGTAA
- the nusB gene encoding transcription antitermination factor NusB translates to MLTRRHIRVKVMQSLYAFSQSQNDNLATEEKFLIKSMQEMYDLFLLQISLITELREHAESYLEKSQQKHLATSEEKDPNRKFVDNQIFQILNENESLQNALEKHKINHWKQDDEYVAIIWNEVRNSAAYEEYMETRDRDFKEDKKFIIHIFKEIIAPNDKLYDYLEDKKLTWLDDLPLVNTAILKFLQKLKESTGREKKITQLFKNEEDKEFAIKLFRKTYLNDDDLAEEMLGKTPNWDKDRIAEVDMVLIKMAICEFLKFTSIPVKVTINEYLEIAKEYSTPKSSIFINGVLDKLSKEYQTEDKLNKTGRGLM, encoded by the coding sequence ATGTTGACAAGAAGACATATCAGGGTTAAAGTAATGCAGTCGCTATATGCCTTTAGCCAAAGCCAGAATGATAACCTTGCTACCGAAGAAAAATTCCTGATCAAGAGTATGCAGGAAATGTATGACCTGTTTCTGCTTCAAATTAGTCTGATCACCGAATTAAGAGAACATGCAGAATCCTATTTAGAAAAATCCCAACAAAAACATTTAGCTACCAGCGAAGAGAAAGATCCCAACCGCAAATTTGTGGATAATCAGATCTTCCAGATCCTTAATGAGAACGAAAGCCTCCAGAATGCCCTGGAAAAGCATAAGATCAACCATTGGAAACAGGACGATGAATATGTGGCTATTATCTGGAACGAGGTAAGGAACAGTGCAGCTTACGAAGAGTATATGGAAACTCGTGACCGGGATTTCAAGGAAGATAAAAAGTTCATTATCCATATTTTCAAAGAGATCATAGCTCCTAACGACAAGCTTTATGATTACCTGGAAGATAAAAAGCTGACCTGGCTGGATGACCTTCCACTGGTAAATACGGCCATCCTGAAATTTTTACAGAAGCTAAAGGAATCTACTGGTAGAGAAAAGAAGATCACTCAGCTTTTCAAAAATGAGGAAGATAAAGAGTTCGCGATCAAACTTTTTAGAAAAACCTATTTGAATGACGATGATCTGGCCGAAGAAATGCTTGGTAAAACACCAAACTGGGATAAGGATAGGATCGCTGAAGTAGATATGGTTCTTATCAAAATGGCTATCTGCGAATTTTTAAAATTTACCAGTATTCCGGTAAAGGTTACTATCAATGAATATCTTGAAATTGCGAAGGAATACAGTACTCCAAAAAGTAGCATTTTTATCAACGGTGTACTGGACAAATTATCCAAGGAATATCAAACAGAGGATAAGCTAAATAAAACCGGAAGAGGACTAATGTAG
- a CDS encoding PUR family DNA/RNA-binding protein, which produces MSDKGMMEKEEIFSKVLRAGRRTYFFDVRSTRADDYYLTITESKKFTNDDGSFYYKKHKIYLYKEDFDGFREILEEMTNFIINEKGEEVISERHQKDFKKEYDDDNDNENAQKSSTAEKFTDVSFDDI; this is translated from the coding sequence ATGAGCGACAAGGGAATGATGGAGAAAGAAGAAATATTCTCTAAAGTTTTAAGAGCGGGAAGAAGAACTTACTTTTTCGATGTGAGATCAACTCGTGCTGATGATTATTACCTTACAATCACCGAAAGTAAAAAGTTTACGAATGACGACGGTTCGTTCTACTACAAGAAACACAAGATCTACCTTTATAAAGAAGATTTTGATGGATTTAGAGAGATCCTCGAAGAGATGACCAACTTCATCATCAATGAAAAAGGTGAAGAAGTAATTAGTGAACGTCATCAAAAAGATTTCAAGAAAGAATATGATGATGATAACGACAATGAAAATGCTCAAAAATCATCTACTGCTGAGAAATTTACAGACGTAAGTTTCGACGACATATAA
- a CDS encoding M14 family zinc carboxypeptidase: MRYIFSFLLLFSFTCAQAQQEDITLDYYLPENITLNPDIPTPQEVVGFVPGEWHVSHDRLLMYMHKLADASPRVQIENRGFTYEGRPLVLLTISSEENLANLGEIRKQHISLVEKNSENLNIDEMPVVLNQGFSIHGNEASGSNAALLYAYYLAAAEGDKIEETLKNSIILLDPAFNPDGLQRFAYWANTNKSKNINPDPQDREYNEVWPGGRTNHYWFDMNRDWLPVQLPESQARIETFHNWYPNILTDHHEMGSNSTFFFQPGIPSRTHPLTPQLNQDLTKEIGTYHAEALDEIGSLYYTEENYDDFYYGKGSTFPDINGSVGILFEQGSSRGHAQETENGLLTFPFTIRNQFTAALSTLEAAQQMRKDLLNYQRKFFKDSRKTASTGAYAFGSSKDPVSAYKLAEILKRHKIEVHEVEKDFTQDGENFKKGSAYIVPKDQRQHKLLKAMFERRTEFRDSLFYDISAWTFPLAFNLDFLEDSSMKNAGEKIDDLKMPVPEPPTESDYAYLLNWNNYMAPNALNQILEKGLRAKVAMEDFRINGTTYGHGTIMIPVQNQKLENSELFEFLKQVSRDSGVEISAIETGMTLGINLGSNQFRGLKPQKVALIVGGSITPYDAGEIWHLFDQRYNMKITKLDVSDLSGTDLSKYTDIILPSSWGSGIDKEHASKLKKWTKDGGTLIAYRNAVNWMKKNNFIEFETKKNELTAKDISFGDRGDFKGAQGIGGAIFEVKLDRTHPIAFGYDDDKIAMFRNTTIFMEADEQSYNNPIQYTENPLLSGYISKQNLDSIASTVPFKHKSLGKGEVMLFTDNTNFRAFWYGTNKLLMNAIFFGEEM; this comes from the coding sequence ATGCGATACATTTTTAGCTTTCTATTACTCTTTTCATTTACATGTGCACAGGCTCAACAGGAAGACATCACTTTAGATTATTACCTGCCAGAGAATATAACCTTGAATCCCGATATTCCAACTCCACAGGAAGTAGTTGGTTTCGTTCCAGGTGAATGGCATGTAAGTCATGATCGCTTACTCATGTATATGCATAAACTGGCAGATGCTTCTCCACGTGTACAGATAGAGAACAGAGGATTTACTTATGAAGGCAGGCCATTGGTTTTGCTAACCATATCTTCAGAAGAGAACCTCGCAAATCTAGGGGAGATTAGAAAACAGCATATTTCTTTGGTAGAAAAGAATTCTGAAAATTTGAATATAGATGAAATGCCTGTAGTTCTCAACCAGGGTTTTTCTATTCACGGTAATGAAGCCAGCGGTTCTAATGCGGCATTGCTATATGCCTATTACCTTGCTGCTGCAGAAGGCGACAAAATTGAAGAAACGCTGAAGAACTCTATCATTCTGTTGGACCCGGCTTTTAATCCTGATGGCTTACAAAGATTCGCCTACTGGGCAAATACAAATAAAAGTAAAAATATAAATCCAGATCCTCAGGATAGGGAATATAATGAGGTTTGGCCCGGCGGGCGTACAAACCACTACTGGTTCGATATGAACCGCGACTGGTTACCAGTTCAATTACCAGAGTCACAGGCGAGAATAGAAACTTTTCATAACTGGTACCCAAACATCCTGACAGATCATCACGAGATGGGATCAAATTCCACTTTCTTTTTTCAACCCGGAATTCCTTCGAGAACACATCCACTTACTCCTCAACTGAATCAGGATCTTACCAAGGAGATCGGGACTTATCACGCCGAAGCTCTTGATGAGATAGGTTCCCTGTACTATACCGAGGAGAATTATGATGATTTCTACTACGGAAAGGGATCTACCTTTCCCGACATTAATGGTAGTGTGGGAATCTTATTTGAACAGGGAAGTTCTCGTGGGCACGCGCAGGAAACTGAAAACGGACTCCTCACTTTTCCATTTACCATCAGGAATCAGTTTACCGCAGCACTCTCCACTCTGGAAGCAGCGCAACAAATGAGAAAAGACCTTTTAAATTATCAACGGAAATTCTTTAAAGATTCGCGTAAGACAGCTTCCACTGGAGCTTACGCATTTGGTAGCTCTAAGGATCCGGTTAGCGCCTATAAACTGGCCGAGATCCTGAAAAGACATAAGATCGAAGTACATGAAGTAGAAAAAGATTTCACTCAGGATGGAGAAAACTTTAAGAAAGGTTCCGCCTATATCGTTCCTAAAGATCAAAGACAGCATAAACTTTTAAAGGCGATGTTCGAGAGAAGAACCGAATTCAGGGACAGTCTTTTTTATGATATTTCTGCATGGACTTTTCCTCTCGCTTTTAATCTGGATTTCCTGGAAGATTCATCCATGAAAAATGCCGGTGAAAAAATAGACGATCTTAAAATGCCAGTTCCAGAACCACCTACGGAAAGTGATTATGCCTATTTACTTAACTGGAACAATTATATGGCTCCTAATGCGCTGAACCAGATCCTTGAAAAAGGGCTTCGAGCTAAGGTAGCTATGGAAGATTTCAGAATAAACGGAACAACCTACGGGCATGGTACCATCATGATACCAGTTCAAAATCAAAAATTAGAGAACAGTGAACTTTTTGAATTCCTAAAACAGGTTTCCAGAGATAGCGGAGTTGAAATTTCAGCAATAGAAACCGGGATGACCCTCGGAATAAACCTGGGAAGTAACCAGTTCAGAGGTTTGAAACCTCAAAAGGTCGCGCTTATCGTTGGTGGCTCTATTACTCCGTATGATGCGGGGGAGATCTGGCATTTATTCGATCAGCGATATAATATGAAGATCACCAAACTGGATGTTAGTGACCTTTCGGGGACAGATCTAAGTAAATACACCGATATTATTTTGCCGTCTTCCTGGGGCAGCGGGATAGATAAAGAACATGCCTCTAAATTAAAAAAATGGACTAAAGATGGCGGCACCCTTATCGCATACAGGAATGCAGTAAACTGGATGAAGAAAAATAACTTTATAGAATTTGAAACCAAAAAGAATGAACTAACCGCAAAAGACATAAGTTTTGGAGATCGTGGAGATTTTAAAGGCGCCCAGGGTATTGGAGGGGCTATTTTTGAAGTGAAACTGGATAGAACCCATCCAATTGCCTTTGGCTATGATGACGATAAGATCGCAATGTTCAGGAATACCACGATTTTTATGGAAGCCGATGAACAAAGCTATAACAACCCAATTCAGTATACCGAAAACCCTCTTTTAAGTGGATATATAAGTAAACAAAACCTGGATTCTATTGCCAGCACTGTGCCATTTAAACATAAAAGCCTTGGTAAAGGAGAAGTCATGTTATTTACAGACAATACAAATTTCAGGGCTTTTTGGTATGGGACCAATAAATTATTGATGAATGCCATATTCTTTGGAGAAGAAATGTAG
- a CDS encoding DUF1573 domain-containing protein, producing the protein MKKTILMFAAVGAMLFTGCKDNASDKVKAENVEASAERDAQETQYPEITFEESEFDFGNIAKGTSVEHVFKFTNTGNAPLVITNASSSCGCTVPTYPKNETIAPGESSEMLVKFNGSGNGQVTKTVTVSANTESGKEQIKIKAFVEADENAS; encoded by the coding sequence ATGAAAAAAACAATTTTAATGTTTGCAGCAGTAGGGGCGATGCTGTTCACCGGATGTAAAGATAACGCTTCAGATAAGGTAAAAGCTGAGAACGTAGAGGCTTCTGCTGAACGTGACGCACAGGAAACTCAATATCCTGAGATCACTTTTGAAGAATCTGAATTCGATTTCGGTAATATCGCCAAAGGAACTTCAGTAGAGCATGTATTTAAATTTACAAATACAGGAAATGCGCCATTAGTAATCACTAATGCATCTAGTTCTTGTGGTTGTACCGTTCCAACTTATCCTAAAAATGAAACTATCGCTCCAGGAGAATCAAGCGAGATGTTAGTGAAGTTTAATGGATCTGGAAATGGCCAGGTTACTAAGACAGTTACTGTATCTGCAAATACAGAATCAGGAAAAGAACAAATTAAAATCAAAGCTTTTGTAGAAGCTGACGAAAACGCTAGCTAA
- a CDS encoding DUF1801 domain-containing protein → MPVKSVEEYISCHSYWEEELRQLHEMILTTELESTIKWGAPVYTLEGKNVVGIGAFKNHLGLWFFNGALLMENIAMLINAQEGKTKALRQIKFEKGDKINTSRLLPYIQEAIQNQKEGIEIKPVKVKTLVIPPELSKALTMDKDLERCFNDLTPGKQREYAGHISEAKREVTRQSRLEKIIPMIKSGIGLNDKYKNC, encoded by the coding sequence ATGCCGGTAAAAAGTGTTGAAGAATATATTTCATGTCACTCCTACTGGGAGGAAGAATTAAGACAGCTTCATGAAATGATACTGACTACAGAGCTGGAGTCCACTATTAAATGGGGAGCACCTGTTTATACATTGGAGGGTAAAAATGTAGTAGGCATTGGCGCATTTAAAAATCACTTAGGACTATGGTTCTTTAATGGTGCTTTATTAATGGAAAATATAGCCATGCTAATAAATGCACAGGAAGGAAAGACCAAGGCCTTAAGACAGATCAAGTTCGAGAAGGGAGATAAAATAAATACGTCGCGCCTTTTGCCCTATATTCAAGAGGCAATTCAAAATCAGAAAGAAGGCATAGAGATCAAACCAGTTAAAGTAAAAACACTGGTTATTCCTCCAGAATTATCTAAAGCGCTTACCATGGATAAAGATCTGGAAAGATGTTTCAATGATCTTACACCTGGAAAACAACGGGAATATGCAGGTCATATTTCTGAAGCAAAGAGAGAAGTCACCCGGCAAAGTCGATTGGAAAAGATCATCCCGATGATCAAGAGCGGCATTGGCTTAAATGATAAGTACAAAAACTGTTAA
- a CDS encoding ABC transporter ATP-binding protein: MKNLQHLNKYFYKYKWKLLIGLVITIAARIFAIYYIPLIGKSTIIIEKYINGTVTDISTVKNELAFNILLIVGTTLISAFFTFLMRQTFIVVSRHMEYDLKNEVFQHYQDLSLNFYKKNRTGDLMNRISEDVSKVRLYLGPAIMYSVTTFTSTIVVLIFMLKAAPALTLYTVIPLPILSFAIYKLSVAIHQRSTVVQQYLSRLNTFTQESFSGIAVIKSYGIEPQTNSNFTELSNGSRDKNIDLVKVQAFFFPLMVLLIGISNIIVIYVGGRKIISGEIENIDVLVEFILYVNMLTWPVASIGWVTSLVQQAEASQERINEFLSEKPEITNPKSEPDTVNGTIEFKNVSFTYDDTNITALKNVSFKVSKGETLAIIGKTGSGKSTILELIGRLYDIDQGEILIDERNIESLNLESLRESIGYVPQDAFLFSDSIRNNIKFGKTDATEEEIITAAKNASVHKNIMGFSKGYDTVLGERGITLSGGQKQRVSIARAIIHDPEILLFDDCLSAVDTETEEEILNNLFEITKDKTTIIVSHRISSAKNADKIIILEDGQIVQKGTHQQLLDSPGYYKELYAKQLNEKEM, encoded by the coding sequence ATGAAAAACCTTCAGCATCTCAATAAATATTTTTATAAATACAAATGGAAATTATTAATTGGTCTGGTAATCACTATCGCTGCCAGGATCTTTGCCATATATTATATTCCTCTTATTGGTAAAAGTACCATCATCATTGAAAAATATATCAATGGTACCGTGACCGATATTTCTACGGTGAAAAACGAACTTGCATTTAATATTTTGCTTATTGTTGGAACGACTCTTATTTCAGCATTTTTCACCTTTCTAATGCGGCAAACCTTTATTGTAGTTTCCAGGCATATGGAATATGATCTCAAAAATGAAGTTTTCCAACATTATCAGGATCTTTCACTTAATTTCTATAAGAAGAACCGCACCGGGGACCTCATGAACAGGATCAGTGAAGATGTGTCAAAAGTGAGGCTTTACCTGGGTCCTGCGATTATGTATAGTGTAACTACATTTACCTCTACTATCGTGGTTTTGATATTCATGCTTAAAGCCGCTCCCGCGCTTACTCTATATACGGTCATTCCATTGCCTATTCTTTCTTTTGCCATATATAAATTGAGTGTAGCCATCCACCAGCGAAGTACGGTAGTACAGCAGTACCTTTCCCGACTGAATACTTTTACCCAGGAAAGTTTTAGCGGAATTGCCGTGATCAAATCCTATGGAATAGAGCCTCAGACCAATTCCAATTTCACTGAACTTTCAAACGGAAGCCGTGATAAGAATATCGACCTGGTAAAAGTTCAGGCCTTCTTTTTCCCATTGATGGTCTTGCTCATTGGTATTAGTAACATCATTGTTATTTACGTTGGTGGTAGAAAGATCATTTCCGGTGAGATCGAGAATATTGATGTCCTGGTGGAATTCATTTTATATGTAAATATGCTTACCTGGCCGGTGGCATCTATAGGTTGGGTTACTTCACTGGTACAACAGGCCGAAGCTTCCCAGGAAAGGATCAACGAATTTCTTAGTGAGAAGCCAGAGATCACCAATCCAAAATCTGAACCTGATACCGTTAATGGCACCATAGAGTTCAAGAATGTAAGTTTCACCTACGACGATACGAATATTACCGCTTTAAAAAATGTTTCATTCAAGGTAAGTAAAGGGGAAACGCTGGCGATCATAGGTAAAACAGGTTCGGGTAAATCCACGATCCTGGAATTGATAGGTAGATTATATGATATAGACCAGGGAGAGATCCTTATCGATGAGCGTAATATTGAATCTCTGAATCTGGAAAGCCTCAGGGAAAGCATTGGTTATGTGCCACAGGATGCATTCCTGTTCAGCGATAGCATCAGGAATAATATTAAATTCGGAAAGACCGATGCCACAGAAGAAGAGATCATAACTGCTGCTAAAAATGCTTCGGTCCATAAGAATATTATGGGCTTCAGCAAAGGATATGATACTGTTCTTGGCGAAAGAGGGATCACTCTTTCTGGCGGACAAAAGCAACGTGTATCTATCGCCAGGGCCATAATCCACGATCCTGAGATCCTACTCTTTGACGATTGCCTTTCAGCAGTAGATACAGAAACCGAGGAAGAGATCCTGAATAATCTATTCGAGATCACTAAAGACAAAACCACCATCATTGTAAGCCATAGAATTTCTTCAGCCAAGAATGCCGACAAAATTATTATCCTCGAGGACGGGCAAATAGTCCAGAAAGGTACACACCAACAGTTATTGGACAGCCCGGGATATTATAAAGAATTGTACGCAAAACAGCTAAATGAAAAAGAAATGTGA
- a CDS encoding Glu/Leu/Phe/Val dehydrogenase, protein MQVDVLNANELKKSAPVFGQVSFDEHEQIVFCNDKDTGLKAIIGIHNTVLGPALGGTRMWNYTSEWEAVNDVLRLSRGMTFKSAITGLNLGGGKAVIIGDAKKDKTPALMKRFGEFVHSLGGKYITAEDVGMETSDMDIVREVTPYVTGISESKGGAGNPSPITAYGVFMGIKASAKFKYGTDDLEGKKVLVQGIGHVGETLVEYLTGDGAEVFISDINEERLEEVSKKYGAHIFTARDIYSADVDIYAPCALGATINDDTIHRLKVDIIAGAANNQLADEVSHGEILQRKGIVYAPDFLINAGGIINVYAELENYDRQEIMRKTENIYNTTLRILEKASKDDITTHFAALQIARQRIEDRKNQNLN, encoded by the coding sequence ATGCAAGTTGACGTTCTAAATGCAAATGAACTAAAAAAGTCTGCTCCGGTATTCGGACAAGTGTCGTTTGACGAACACGAACAAATCGTTTTTTGCAACGACAAAGATACAGGTTTAAAGGCAATTATTGGTATTCATAACACTGTTTTAGGACCTGCCCTGGGAGGTACCAGAATGTGGAATTATACCAGTGAATGGGAAGCGGTGAACGATGTTCTTCGTCTTTCCCGAGGTATGACTTTTAAAAGTGCAATTACCGGTTTGAATCTTGGAGGAGGAAAAGCGGTGATCATTGGAGATGCCAAGAAAGACAAGACTCCGGCGCTTATGAAAAGATTTGGTGAATTTGTTCATTCTCTTGGTGGTAAATATATCACTGCAGAAGATGTAGGAATGGAAACTTCAGATATGGACATCGTAAGAGAGGTAACTCCTTATGTGACCGGGATCTCAGAATCTAAAGGTGGAGCTGGTAACCCGTCACCTATTACCGCTTACGGAGTATTTATGGGGATTAAGGCGTCTGCAAAATTCAAGTATGGGACAGATGATCTTGAAGGTAAAAAAGTACTGGTACAGGGAATTGGCCATGTAGGTGAAACTCTTGTTGAGTATCTTACAGGTGATGGCGCTGAGGTTTTTATTAGCGATATCAACGAAGAACGTCTGGAAGAAGTAAGTAAGAAGTATGGTGCTCATATTTTCACTGCCAGAGATATTTATTCAGCAGATGTAGATATTTATGCGCCGTGTGCTTTAGGTGCAACTATTAATGATGATACTATCCACAGACTAAAAGTGGATATCATTGCAGGAGCTGCTAATAATCAGTTGGCAGATGAGGTTTCTCATGGAGAGATCCTTCAGAGAAAAGGCATCGTATACGCTCCAGATTTCTTAATAAATGCAGGTGGGATCATTAATGTTTATGCAGAACTTGAGAACTACGACAGGCAGGAGATCATGCGTAAAACTGAAAATATATATAACACAACCCTTAGAATTCTTGAGAAAGCGTCTAAGGATGATATAACTACTCATTTTGCTGCCTTGCAAATAGCAAGACAAAGAATTGAGGACAGAAAAAATCAAAATTTAAATTAG